ACGTGCACGATGAAGGCGGTGGAGGTGCCGAACCACACGTACAGCGGCCGCATCCGAGTGCCCATGGCCAGTGAGGCGAACATGGTCTTGTCGGGGAGTTCCGCGAGGAAGATCAGCCCGAAGGCGGTGATGATCGCCAGGGGGTCGAAGGTCATTCCCTTGCTTTCTGCTGGGGCCGGGCCGTCAGCTCGTACGGCACCCAGGGGGCGACGGGAAGAACCACTCGGCCCGGCACGACGGGGCGACCCACACACAGAGTGCGGGCCGCGTCATGCCTTGGCCGAAGGTCTCGTCCACCCCGCACGATGTGCGGCGGTCCGATGGCCGGGGCGTCCGTAGACGTCCAGTATGTCGACCAGCGGTTTTCAGGACTACTCCCCTTCGCTGACACAGAGCCTAACAGGCGACTCCGGGGACCCCCCGCGCCGGGCCTCCGCCGGGGCCGTGCCCGTGCCCCGGGGCGGGGGAGGTGCGCCGCGGCGGGGAGGCGCGACCGGTCCGAGCGCGTTCCGGGCGCCATGTCACGTGACCGGGAGTTCTGGCGGGCGAGACTGGACGGCGTTCGGCGGCGACGCATGAAATCGGCTGTCCGAAGCATGCGCGGGGGATGGAATGCGTGGTGTACGAGGAACGGTCGGGCAGGTCGGAGACGGTCGAGTGCGGTCTTGAGGACGAGGCCTGCCGCATCGCCCTGAAGCGGCTGCACGACTTGGACGACGGCGAGTTCGGGTGGATCCGGCTCGTCGATCCCGACGAGTCCGAGCTGGTGCAGTTGGCAGAGGAGCTGGGCCTGCACCCGCTCGCCGTCGAGGACGCGGTGCAGGCGCACCAGCGTCCGAAGCGCGAGCGGTTCGACGACGTGCTGGCGGTGGCGATCAAGACCCTGTGGTACGTCGAGGACGAGACCGCGGTGGAGACCGGCGAGGTGATGATGTTCGTGGGCCCCCGCTACGTACTCACCGTCCGCCACGGCGCGGTCGACCCGACGGCCGAGGCGGCCCGCCGGCTCGACGCCGACGCGACCATGCTCCGCTTCGGTCCGCTGTCGGTCCTGCACGCGGTGTTGGACGTCGTCGTCGACGCGTACAGCGACGCCGCCGTCAAGGTTCGCGGCGCGCTCAACCGGTTGGAGGACCAGGTGTTCTCCTCAGCTCGCGTCGATCACACCGAGGGCATCTACTCGCTCAAGCGGGAAGTGCGCGAGTTCCGGGACGCCGTACAGCCGCTGGTGCCGGTCCTGAACGGTCTCCTGAGCGGGCCGGGCGAGGAGCGGCGGGCACCAAAGGCCGAACCCTACTTCCGTGACGTGGCCGACCACCTGCACCGCACGGACACCGAGGTACGCACCCTCGACGAGCTGCTGAACTCGGTGCTCGACGCCCAACAGGCCCGGGTGGGCACCTGGCAGAACGACGACATGCGGCGCATCTCGGCGTGGGCGGCGATCTTCGCCATCCCCACCATGGTCGCGGGCGTCTACGGGATGAACTTCGAGCACATGCCGGAACTCGGTTGGACCTACGGCTATCCCCTCGCCGTGGGGCTGATGGCACTGGCGTCGGGGGCGCTGTACCGGGCCTTCCGCCGCAACGGCTGGCTGTAGGCCACCTCACCGGCCCCGCGTCGGGCGCACCCCACCCGGCGCGGGATGACGGGCCGGTTCCGGTCGAGCGGCCAAACCCGCTGGTGGGGTGGCCGGCGGCCGACCTACCATCCGACGATGACGACCTCGACGGACCACCTCATCGACGAGGCGCTGCACCGGTGCGACGCGGGCTGGTTGTCCGACCACCTCGACGCCCGGTCCTGCCGACCGGCCGTCCTGGTACGCCTCGTTCGGCACGCGAACCCGCGCCTGCGTCATCTGGGCCTGCTGCTGCTCAGCGGACGGGTAAGTGCGACCCCACCGGCGGCGGACGAGCGGGAGACGGCCGAACTGGCTTCGCTGCTGCCCGACTTCGTGGTGGAACCGCCCGAAGCGGCTTTGCTCCAGGCGAACCTCCACGCGCACCTGGGACCGTATCTCCGGGATCGGCGCCGGCCTTCGTGGCGTACGGCCGACCTGCCGGTGCGGGTACGGATCGCCTGGCTGCGCGCCGAACTTCTCGACGACCCGGCGGTGCTCCGACACGAGGCACGGGGTGAACTCCTTTACCAGGCGGTCCGGGAGGCGAGTGTGACCGCCGCGCACCGGCCGGGGCGGCTGGTGGCCGAGCTTGCGGACAGCGGGGATCAGGTGTTGCGCGCCGAAGCCTTGCGGCTCGCCCGCGAGGGCCTGCACGCGGGGCTGTTGGCCCCCGCGCGCGTACGCGAGCACGTCCTCGCCCTGCTGGGCACCGGGGTGCTGGGCGTCGACGTGCAGAACATCGGCACGCACGGCTCCGACTCGGCGGATCCCGGTTCGGCGGTCGGCTCGGCAGTCGGCTCGGCGGATCCCGGTTCGGCGGTCGGCTCGGCAGTCGGCTCGGCGGATCCCGGTTCGGCAGTCGGCTCGGCAGTCGGCTCGCGCACCGCCACCGCCGTCGTGGTCGCCGCGCTGCTCGAGCTCGCCGAGCCGTGGGCGGCCCTGGAGCCGCTGCCGGAAGGGCGACTGTCCGTCTTCCTCACCTCCGGTCCGGAAGCCACCCCGGTCGAGGTCGCCGATGCCGCGCTCTCGGCTGCCGCCCGCCACGGCCACCGGGACCCGGTGCGGCGCGTCGCCGCCGATCCCGGTCGGCCGGCCGCGCTTCGCCGCCGCGCGCTCGAACTCCTCGGTGACCTGGCCGGGCGCGGTGACATCCGGGAACTGACCGCCATCGCCGCCCGGGATCCGCTGCTGCTCGGCGCACCCGCGGTGACCTGCCTGCGCGGGCTCCACCGGCGTGGTCACTTCCCGGCCGACGAGGACGTGCCGGCCATCGTCGGCCTGGCGCTGGCCGACCATTCGATCGCACCGCACGAGGTCGCCACGATCCTCTTCACCTGCCGACACGCGGCGCTGCGGGTGCTGATCGACGCCGATGACGACGCCGACGCCGATCAGAGCGGGCCGAGGCGGCTCGCCCTGCTCGTCGCGATGGCCGGGCAGGGGGCGCGGGAGCTTCCCGTCGGAGAGGAGATCACGCGGGTGTTCGCGTCGGCCGGCGCACCCGAACCGTTCCTCGCCGCGATCCGTGAACTGCGGTACACGGAGGCCGAGGACGTGGTCATCGCGCTCCTCCCCAAGGCCCCCGGGGCGGCCCTGGACGCGTTGGAGGCCATCGGCGGACACCGCACGGTGCGGGCGCTGCGGGAAGGGCTCGGGCTGCCCGCCGCCGAGGACGCCGCACAGGGCGGTGAGGGGAGCGGTGTCATCGCGCCCCACCTGCGCGCGGTGCGCGACCGGGCACTGGAACTGCTGTGGCATCTGACCGACGACCGGGGCCGGCGGCGTGACCTCCTCGTCCGCCTCGACCCCACCGATCTGCCGGCGCGCATCGCGGCCGATCTCGGCGGCCCCGACGAGGAGGAGCTGGCCCTCCTCGGAGCCCATCTGGACCCGGACGAACCGTTGACGGCGCTGTGCCGGCTCGCCGCCCACGGCGGGGCGGGCACCCTGCCCGCCCTCGCGGACCTGCTGCTGCGCGTGGTGGGCGAGTTGGCGGCGTTCCGGGAGCCGGGGGGCGACGTCACACGGTTCGAGGGCGAGACGCCGAACGCCGAACCGACCGTTCCCCGGGAAGCCGAGCACGCGCTGACCGCCTTGGGTTCCCGCCTGTACGAGCGGCGTCGGATCCGACCTTCGTGCCTGCTCGACGCGGCGGACGCGCCGGCGGCGGGCAGGGCGCTGCTCGCGACCCTGGTGTTGGATCTGTTGGACCGGCCCGGGCTGTCGGACAGGGAGAAGACGATCCTCCTGGAACTGTTGTCCCGGGCCCCCGGCCCGCGCGTTCGCGCACGGGTGCACCACCTGCTGCGTCACCGTGACCGGCACGTGCGCAAGCACACGATCGCGTTGCTCGCCCGCGATGTCACGGGGGACGACGCGCGGGCCCTGTCGGCCACGTTGATCGCGCTGACCCGCGCCGGGGACGTGCAGACCGTCCGGAGGGCGCTGCTGGCCCTCGGCCACGCGCGGGCCCGCTGGGCGTGCGCGGCAATCGCCGCGTGTCTCGCCCATCCGAACATGAACGTCAAGAAGACGGCCGCCCAGGCCCTGGTGCACGCGGGCGCGGCCCCGGCGGTTGCGGAACTGCTCCGCATGCTGGGCCGGCACGACAACCCGGGGCTCCGCGGCACGCTCGTCGAGGCGCTTCGCGCGATACTCGGCGACGCGTACGCGGCCACCGTCCTCGCCGCGGCGGAGCACGCCGAGACGAATCGCGCCCGGGCCCTGCTCGCGGAGGCTCTGGACGGTGTCCTGCCGGCGCGCTCGGTCCTCGCGTTGGCCGACCAGGCCTCACCGGTCGCGCCCGCGCTGCTCGCGCTGGTGGCGGACGGCCGGGTCCGCCTGGCGTCCGGCACACGGGAGGAGTTGACACCGGCGCTGGACCGGCACGGCATCGTCCTTCCCGCCGGGCCGGCATCGCCGCCAATCGACGAAACTGACTTCGACGTGGCCTCGCTGGCGGCGGGCCGCTGGAATCCCGCCGTCGCGCTCCGCGTCGCCGAGCGTCCCGAACCTCCGCGCGCAGACCGGCTGCGCGAGCTGCGGCCCCTGCTGGCGGACTGGCTCCGCCTGGCCGGCTCCGCGCCCCGGGCGGCCCGTGGGGCGGTCCTGCGGTTCACCCTGCGGCTCTGCCCCGCGCCCTGGACGGACCGGGAGCTCGCCTCCTGGGCCCGGTCCGCCCGGGTGCTCCTCGACGCCCTGGCCGACGGGTCGGGCGGGGACCGCCCGGACCTCGTCGCGGTCCTCGAAGCGGTGGCACCGTTGCTCACCCCGGCGTCGGCGGCGGCGGTCGTCGACGCCGTACGCGCCCTGCCTGCCCCCTCCGCGCACACGCCCGACCGGCCCACGCTGACGCTGCTGCGCCGGTGCGGGGCGGTGTTGGTCCGCGCGGACCTCGACCGCGCGCTCGCGGTGGCCGGGTTCGGCGCCGACCCCTGGCGGGCCCGAACCGAGGTGCTGCGCGAGGCGTTCGACGTACCGCCCCTGCCCGGAGGAGTACCGTCCCTGCCCGCAGGAGACTGGCGGACCGCCTTGGAGGCCTCGGTGCGCACACCGGCCGCGCTTGCCGACTTCCGCCTCCGCGATGTCCACGACCTCCCCGGCACGCGCGACCTCGGCCGCACGCGTGACGAGGAAGCGCCCGACTCCCGGGAGCGGTTGTCCGCGCTGATCGACGTCTACGCCACCGCCGATCCCGAGGTCCGTGACCCGCTGCTCGACTGGATGACGGCCCTCCAGCCCCTGGACGCACCGACCTGGACGATCGGCGAGAGCGCCTCCGGACCACGACCGACGCCGGGGCGTGCGGGCGTACCGCGCCGCGCGCACGCCGACGACCTCGATCAGCCGCGCTCGGCGGCTCTGCGCGACCGCCTGCTGACGATGTCGGACTCCCCTGACCCCGAGCGCCGGAACGCCGCCGCCCGCGCCCTCCTGACCTGGCCCGAGCCCGGGATCCGGCTCGCCGTGCTCCGGGCGGCCCTGCGCGGGCGGACGACGGTCGACGTCGGCGCCGACCTGGCCCGCACCATGATCACGCTCGACCCGGCGGAACTCCGGGCCGACGAGGTTCCACCCGAGCACGTGATCCGCGTGGCCTCGCTGCTCGCGCCGCCCGACCTCGTACCGCTGCTCCCGCTGCTGTCGCACTGGTGGGAGCACGGGACGCCCGCCGTCCATCACGCCGCCGCGGTCGAGTTGCGCAGGGCGCCCGTCGACGCGCTCGCCCACGCTCTCGGCGCACGTCTCGACGCCGGTGCCCGGGGGCTGGTGGACCTGATCGCGGGTCGGGCGCTGCTGCGCACTCCGGCCCTGACGCGGGCGTGCCGGCGGCTCCGCGCCGAGGGACACGACGAGCTCGCGGACCGGATCCTGCTGGTCGACGGCCCGCTGCGCGGCCCCGCGGCCGTGAGTCGGGACGCGGCAGCGCTCGCCTCACTACGCGCCCGCGCCGAGCCGTCCACCCCGCGGGCCCCACGCCGTCCGGCCCTGCGGGAGCTGTCGGACGCGACCCGTACCGGGACTCCCGACGAGATCCGCCGGGCCCTGACCCGCCTCGCCGAGGAGCACCGGGGCCCGGGTCCGGACCTCGGGGTGCGGGAGCTGATCGGTGAGTTGCTGCACCACCCCACAGCGGGGGTCCGCCTGCACGCCCACCGGACCTCCCGGGCGGTGCTGGACCGGCCGAGCCACCTTCGGCACACGCTGGTCCTGCTGCACGACCCGCAGCCGGACGTGGTCCGCATGGCGATCCGGAGCCTGTCCCGAGCGGCCTGGGAACCGGCGATCCCCGCCCTGGTCGGCTTGCTCGAACACGCGCGTCCCGTGGTTCGCCGGACCGCGGCCGACGGTCTCGCGCGTCTGGGCGCTCCGGCGGTCCCCGCGCTCAGGCGCGCCGCCGACCACGCCCGCCCCGACCGGCGGGCGCGCTACGCGGAGGTGCTGGGCCGCATCGCGGCCGGCACCTGAACCACCGTCGGGTGGAACCGTCGATCGGAGGCCGACGACCACCGCCCACCCTTGGCCAATGGTTTGCGCGGAGGGCTCGTGGGCAGTCGCCTACAGCCGGAAGGACGAGGCCCCGGTCTGGAGGCCGCCATGTCGACAACCACGCTCATCGTCATCATCGCCGCGCTGGTACTGATCGCCCTGATCGCCGCGTTGTGGACCTTCTCGCGCCGCCGTCACCTGCGGCAACAGTTCGGCCCCGAATACGATCGCACGGTCGAGGCCGAAGGCGGCCGGAGAGCGGCCGACCGCGAGCTGCGGGCTCGCGAGCAACGCCACGACACGCTCGACATCAAGGAACTGCCCGCCGAGCGGCGTGTCCAGTACACCGATGAGTGGCGCGACGTCCAGGAACGCTTCGTGGACCGCCCCGAGGCCTCGGTCGCCCAGGCGGACGAACTGGTGACGCGCCTGATGCGCGAACGCGGCTACCCGGCCGACGGCTACCAGGGGCAGGTCCGGGACCTGTCGGTGGAGCACGGCCGCACCCTGGAGCACTATCGCGCGGCCCACGAGATCAACCTGCGCGGCAGCGGAGCCGAGGCGACCACGGAGGAACTCCGCGGCGCCATGGTCCACTACCGCGCCCTGTTCGAGGAACTGCTGAGCAGCGAAGGAGGTCGATGACATGCGGGAACACGGTGACACGGCGGGCCGGGGCGACGAGGACCGGCTGACCACGGAGAGCCTCGCCAATCCGGGTGCGACCGGCGCCCAGGCCGTGTACCCCGGCGAGGCGACGGCCCTGGAGAGCGAGACCGCCGAGGCGCGGGACGGCGCACGGGACGAGAAGGCGCCTGGCGACGTCCGGGACGGGCCGGAGCACGCCGAGGGACGCGGGCAACGGGACGAGCGTGACGAACCCTTGTTGGCCGGCGCGGAGACGGAGGGCTTCCGGGAGCGGTGGGCCGAGATCCAGGGGCGCTTCGTCGACGACCCGAAGGAGGCCGTGACGTCCGCGGACACGCTGGTGGCCGAGGTGATGCAGGAACTCGCCCGGACCTTCTCCGCTCACAAGCAGGAACTCGAGGGCCAGTGGGGACGCGGCGAGCAGGTCGCCACGGAGGATCTGCGGCTCGCGCTGCAGCGCTACCGTTCATTCTTCAACCGCCTCCTCAAGACCTGAGCGCGCACCCCGACCCGATCGACGCGCGATCGACGCGCGACCGACGCGCAGACGGGGCCGGGGCGAACACCACGTGGTGGTGTTCGCCCCGGCCCCGTCGCATGCGCCGTCCCGCCGGGAGGCGTCCCGTCAGAAGGTGTGCGGCTCGTCGTAGTAGCGGCCGATCTGGCGGTGGTAGTCCGCGTCCTGGAGGTGCTTGTCCTGGATGAACTCGGGAGCGTGCTTGATCTGCTCCTTCGTCCGGTTGACGTGGATCCGCCGCTCGTCCACCTCGATCCGGCTGACCGTGCCGGCGGGCAGGAGCACTTCCTTGCCGAAGATCCACGGGCCGGTGTCGACCACGATGTACGAGGAGTCGACCTCGTCGGAATGCTTGTCGACCTTGCCGATGGAGCCGTCCGTGGCCTCGACCTTGAAACCCGTCAGATCGACATCGGCCAGTCGGCCGGACGTCTCGCGGTAACCCCACACATTCCCGGTCATGTGAACAACCCCTTCACCCAATCGATGTGACGGTCCTCTTCTCCACGGCGTCCTCGATGATCCGGAGAGGGATGATCCGGAGAGGCGCGGAACCGCCACAGGGTCGCCTGCCCTGAAAGCTCCGACCCACACGGGGCACTCAGGGTCGGACCACGCCCGTGCGCGCCGCCGCCGTTTGTGTGGGTTCGGCGTCGGGGCCGAACCATTCGCACAACAGCACGGTCGCATCGTCCTGGAGCCGTCCGTCGTGGTGACCCATGACCGCCTGGACGAGGCGCCGCAACGTCTCCGGGAGGGGCAGACCGTCGGCGTGGTGGCGGATCAGGAAGTCGGTGAAGTTCGCGAGACCGAACTCGGTGGAGCCGGGCCGTCGCGCCTCCGTGATGCCGTCGGTGTACAGGACCAGGCAGTCCCCCGGCTCCAGTTGCTCCCTGCACGTCCGGACGGGCAGCCCGAGGTCGGTGCCCATGGGATGGGCGGGCGGGCAGGCCAGTTGGCCGGCCCAGCGGCCGCCCCTGATGACGAGCGGCGGAAGATGACCCCGGTTGACCCAGGTCAGGACCCCGGTACGCGTGTCCAGCTCGGCGAGGACGCCCGTC
This region of Streptomyces sp. NBC_00513 genomic DNA includes:
- a CDS encoding PRC-barrel domain-containing protein, translated to MTGNVWGYRETSGRLADVDLTGFKVEATDGSIGKVDKHSDEVDSSYIVVDTGPWIFGKEVLLPAGTVSRIEVDERRIHVNRTKEQIKHAPEFIQDKHLQDADYHRQIGRYYDEPHTF
- the corA gene encoding magnesium/cobalt transporter CorA, with the translated sequence MECVVYEERSGRSETVECGLEDEACRIALKRLHDLDDGEFGWIRLVDPDESELVQLAEELGLHPLAVEDAVQAHQRPKRERFDDVLAVAIKTLWYVEDETAVETGEVMMFVGPRYVLTVRHGAVDPTAEAARRLDADATMLRFGPLSVLHAVLDVVVDAYSDAAVKVRGALNRLEDQVFSSARVDHTEGIYSLKREVREFRDAVQPLVPVLNGLLSGPGEERRAPKAEPYFRDVADHLHRTDTEVRTLDELLNSVLDAQQARVGTWQNDDMRRISAWAAIFAIPTMVAGVYGMNFEHMPELGWTYGYPLAVGLMALASGALYRAFRRNGWL
- a CDS encoding HEAT repeat domain-containing protein — encoded protein: MTTSTDHLIDEALHRCDAGWLSDHLDARSCRPAVLVRLVRHANPRLRHLGLLLLSGRVSATPPAADERETAELASLLPDFVVEPPEAALLQANLHAHLGPYLRDRRRPSWRTADLPVRVRIAWLRAELLDDPAVLRHEARGELLYQAVREASVTAAHRPGRLVAELADSGDQVLRAEALRLAREGLHAGLLAPARVREHVLALLGTGVLGVDVQNIGTHGSDSADPGSAVGSAVGSADPGSAVGSAVGSADPGSAVGSAVGSRTATAVVVAALLELAEPWAALEPLPEGRLSVFLTSGPEATPVEVADAALSAAARHGHRDPVRRVAADPGRPAALRRRALELLGDLAGRGDIRELTAIAARDPLLLGAPAVTCLRGLHRRGHFPADEDVPAIVGLALADHSIAPHEVATILFTCRHAALRVLIDADDDADADQSGPRRLALLVAMAGQGARELPVGEEITRVFASAGAPEPFLAAIRELRYTEAEDVVIALLPKAPGAALDALEAIGGHRTVRALREGLGLPAAEDAAQGGEGSGVIAPHLRAVRDRALELLWHLTDDRGRRRDLLVRLDPTDLPARIAADLGGPDEEELALLGAHLDPDEPLTALCRLAAHGGAGTLPALADLLLRVVGELAAFREPGGDVTRFEGETPNAEPTVPREAEHALTALGSRLYERRRIRPSCLLDAADAPAAGRALLATLVLDLLDRPGLSDREKTILLELLSRAPGPRVRARVHHLLRHRDRHVRKHTIALLARDVTGDDARALSATLIALTRAGDVQTVRRALLALGHARARWACAAIAACLAHPNMNVKKTAAQALVHAGAAPAVAELLRMLGRHDNPGLRGTLVEALRAILGDAYAATVLAAAEHAETNRARALLAEALDGVLPARSVLALADQASPVAPALLALVADGRVRLASGTREELTPALDRHGIVLPAGPASPPIDETDFDVASLAAGRWNPAVALRVAERPEPPRADRLRELRPLLADWLRLAGSAPRAARGAVLRFTLRLCPAPWTDRELASWARSARVLLDALADGSGGDRPDLVAVLEAVAPLLTPASAAAVVDAVRALPAPSAHTPDRPTLTLLRRCGAVLVRADLDRALAVAGFGADPWRARTEVLREAFDVPPLPGGVPSLPAGDWRTALEASVRTPAALADFRLRDVHDLPGTRDLGRTRDEEAPDSRERLSALIDVYATADPEVRDPLLDWMTALQPLDAPTWTIGESASGPRPTPGRAGVPRRAHADDLDQPRSAALRDRLLTMSDSPDPERRNAAARALLTWPEPGIRLAVLRAALRGRTTVDVGADLARTMITLDPAELRADEVPPEHVIRVASLLAPPDLVPLLPLLSHWWEHGTPAVHHAAAVELRRAPVDALAHALGARLDAGARGLVDLIAGRALLRTPALTRACRRLRAEGHDELADRILLVDGPLRGPAAVSRDAAALASLRARAEPSTPRAPRRPALRELSDATRTGTPDEIRRALTRLAEEHRGPGPDLGVRELIGELLHHPTAGVRLHAHRTSRAVLDRPSHLRHTLVLLHDPQPDVVRMAIRSLSRAAWEPAIPALVGLLEHARPVVRRTAADGLARLGAPAVPALRRAADHARPDRRARYAEVLGRIAAGT